The genomic segment TTACtacaaaaaagttttgaaattcACACAGGATAGCTGATCTTTTTGCATTGCTAGAAGAATATGTTGCAATCACATGCAAAACATTTTCACAAGAATCCGATAATTTTGCACAAGCTTTACTTGCGATAAGCGCTGACgaatgacaaatatattttaataaaacgagGGCCGGTACCTCTTTTTTCAAGttatttacaaaagaattaCGACTTCCTACCATTACGGCAGCATTATCACATGCTATACCTACAATATTAGATAATGGTATATCTTTACTTTTCAAGCAATTTTAGGgcatttaatgaaattaattctaataattgcgtaatacattttttattttctactgaaacatattttactaaaatacaAAGTAATTTATCGTTAGCGATTGAAGTACTTTCATCtattaaaacagaaaattttgaattttttaaatttactattattttattagtttcatattttcctaaaacattttttataatttgtgtacATTTTTTCCTAGACAGTTTCAGATCATTAGCTACTTGGGAATCagagcaaatttttttcaataaaggaACCATGTGATTTACAGTTTGAAAGGCAATATTATGTTTCGCGTAAAAAGCAGCTAATCTTATTTCGgctatttttacttttttaacatAGTCCTCATTTTTAACATTGAGTTTAGGCAATAAAGCAGATGATGTGACATTAcggtttttatttacattcttaatatgcaattttgtttttaaatgtttaattaactcTGATTTGCCACATAAAAGAACTTTATTACACACCGTGCAGAGAGCtttttcattatcattatgtGGCGTTAAccaatctttaaaaatatccatATTTAACCAAGAATATTGAAATACTTTCCTTTTTGATGTCCTCTTCTTTGCCTCGATACCACTTGTCAATGCCACTGCTTCCGGATGATTCATCTTCTTTGATTATCTCAATTCTCACAATAAAACTGCGCGACTTCTCTCACCTTTCACTGTCAACTGTCTATATTACGCGGGAAAACTAAGAGGCCCCTTATGCGCACCCTAGTACTACACTTAATACACGTGTGCTAACAACCGACATCTTGCTATGACGTCAATTTACGCATGCGCACGAAGGCTTTCGCATGAGAAAAAATCCCACGACCGCGAATCACTGACTTGGAGGAGTTGTCTTTTTGGTTTCAAACCTTGGAGGCTTATGCCTATTGGTACAGATTTTTGTCATAGAATTTTGATCTTAACCAATGGAGAGTTTGGTACAGTTCGAGGAAGTTATCACTcctactgaaaaaaaaatttaagataataactAAAAACTCAACtgagaatttaattgaaaatttaactgAAAATTCTGATAAGAACTTATATGGGATTTccgcaaaattacatatataaattctcaattaatatttttataaaaatatttttgcaaacggatttgaaagaaaaaaactacAAAAAATTGATCAGATTaacagtatataatttattaattgaaataaaatgcttttacatttataatatttgtttttttatgtgttatttgggtatacatatttctttgttaaagtttaaaaataaacatttcttcaagttaaaatacttataatatttgttctttaaatatattatatccatatatatataagtaatatattaaaaagatatatttctttgttaagatttaaaaataaaaatctttaacatttaacattatcattcattttgtttcttcttttatttgttatatttttttatttatatttttttcgaacatctcttatttttgaataaataatattgaaagaatcacataaatattttattcttctttcatCGCTGACATGCAATTCATCGATAAGGTAGTCGTTATATAAAGCTGCCAAAAGATTTatggaataaattaataatcgtataaagtataaatataagtagagtaaaaaataaaaaaatttgtatgtacataGTGCTAAAGAAAGTTTTCTTGGAGTCAATACTTTAACTACACCGTCGGATGACTTGTATGTTGTTCTCTTTTCATCAAGGCacctatttttcaaaatattttctggcCAGATATAAAGTAGTACATCGTTGAAAAACAAGGAAGGCTTTCGTCGGCTTTTCGTTATCTCCCAAGAAAGTAAACCCACTGTTATATCTTCTcctaaatatatctataaaaaatgtaagaataaaacttcaaaattatattataagtaatttcaaatttgtaataaaaaaatttcttacttttttatttgatacttTTTCATAACGTTTgtgaatgttaaaataatctttatagtTTAATCCgtcttttatttgttttcgttCCAATTTTTTGGGATTTACTTTTTCTGAAGCTGCTAAAAagtgaaaaacattttaaatatattaactattatgagataaaataattctttctctatttgtgaatttaataatttaatcaaaaaagctcttgcaaaaaattttatgcacattttattttctaaccaaataaatataaagcacCAGAAAatgaatgtataatatataataataaattgatcatataaaattaattaccaatTTGCTCTTCATGTGCTATATCCTCTTCATCATCATTTTCTACATCCTCATCATCATTTTCTATATCTCCTtgtatattctctttattattattttcctctGAAtgctttgaattattattctcttcaAATAAGCATCTTCTCACGTTTttcattgtatgtatattacttcGTAAATGTTTTGGCGAAGAACATTGATTGAtcgtttcttaaaataaattatatgtcaaattttaagtattttgtttttttcgtccattatcaaacattttttggTAAGAAACAGCCTTTTTATTCTGTTCTGCGTTATATACTGAACTTTCTTTTGACATCGAAGAATTTTTCGAAAgtcctaataataatatgtttttaaaatatttagtttaaaaaaattaattttctatctaattaaaatattaaaaaattgtattttttctattaacatTTGAAAATAGCTCATCacaaactattaaatatataaaaacttttttttataactactttaatatttgaagaaaGCTCAAcataaactattatattgaaataattaaacaaaattataacaataaacttgtcttagaaatgtaatatagtgagacaaatttattgttacaattttctcactatattacatttaagacaagtttattgttacaatttttgttgaaTAGTTTATGATGAGCTTTCTTCATGTATTAATgtagttataaacaaaaaaatttttatgtaactttGAACCAAATTCAACTcgattataatttgaatttaaaaattttacataaaataattaatttataattaaaattttatttactatctGTACTATCATTAGAAGAGTCAGACATCATTGCGGATGAgtgaaataattcttttcttttaagttCTTCATTTTCTAGTTCATGGTTGTTATGTGGTCCatctatagaaatattttcaaaataaaacttgtatttataatatgttattagtcaaatttagtaattattaatttactaaattcttatattatatattatacaaattttactaattaCCTCTGTCTGCTAAATCATTAGGAATAGAAGATGTCATAAAACATGTTACCATTATATCATCAATTTTCCGCCCTCGACTAAGAAAATTGTTTGTGCTGTGTGTGTTCAACACTTTCTGACTAATTTTCATAGCCCCAGTATCTTTCGTgatgtttttctttatctaaaataaaaataaaataaatttaataaaccaaAACTGTTGTGTAATATCTATCACTTATTAAGAAgggaaatattctttatttatttttatcgatataaaattttagtaatttatgtttcaactttttatttctttattgtatatataattatttatttatataacttactttttctttttgagtTGAATTTTTCACTTCCAAGAAAGAATTAACAATTTCCTCTTCATAATCAGAACTTGTAATATCTGCTTGTTAGGTACAAAAACGTAATCGTTGAGAAATaagtttttcttaaaaatcagttttattttctgaaaattataaattattttatgtatgcttgttatattgatttattacattatatattattaatttagtaaatcatttaataataataataaataataaataataaaatttatatttaaacttatacttttattacccggtaaaaaatttctcatatataattatatataacaatataaaagtatatagaaatatataaaatactgcataagttatgtatagtatgcataattttgtattatcgttgactgacatctagccaacattaatataaaattatatataattatataataagtcatatattattatatataattatacataacttatacaaaattttacatatttctatataattttatatggtcatatatcatatataattatacataacaaattttttaccgggtaattttagataataaaaatgttttacgacTTCGTAatccataatatatttataacaagttttatatgcacatataatattttatacttattctaACTACTTAATTTTCTTACCCATTAAAAATCCAATTTGTGCCCTAAAATATTCGTTATGCTGATGATCTTCATGGCAGTTCTCTGGACACAGTCAcatcacaaaataaattttgtttctgttAAAATCTGttatatgtgttatatgtGTTGGAGaggtttttaaattttttttattgtctttaatttttataaaattaataggaaCACAAAAATTCTTATCCTTTTTGTCTAAATATCTCACACAAGCAAACTTAAGGGGATAAGCATCGGCCGAACTCATACGCGGTTTTGAGCGCCTCCTTGAAAGAACTAAAAAAGTAATACCGACGCAGTCGGCATGAGAGTGAGCGAGACAGTAATAGAAGCGAGCGAGAtagcaataggagcgagcaaGACCGCA from the Anoplolepis gracilipes chromosome 11, ASM4749672v1, whole genome shotgun sequence genome contains:
- the LOC140671292 gene encoding uncharacterized protein, translated to MKISQKVLNTHSTNNFLSRGRKIDDIMVTCFMTSSIPNDLADRETINQCSSPKHLRSNIHTMKNVRRCLFEENNNSKHSEENNNKENIQGDIENDDEDVENDDEEDIAHEEQIAASEKVNPKKLERKQIKDGLNYKDYFNIHKRYEKVSNKKIYLGEDITVGLLSWEITKSRRKPSLFFNDVLLYIWPENILKNRCLDEKRTTYKSSDGVVKVLTPRKLSLALSLYNDYLIDELHVSDERRIKYLCDSFNIIYSKIRDVRKKYK